In a single window of the Rhodamnia argentea isolate NSW1041297 chromosome 2, ASM2092103v1, whole genome shotgun sequence genome:
- the LOC115737288 gene encoding glucan endo-1,3-beta-glucosidase-like, whose product MAKALVSVYLLVFLCFRSGELVEMVNAQKTWCVAKPSSEQAALMANVDYACSQVDCQILQKGCPCSYPDNLINHASVAMNLYYSANGRNWWNCDFRKSGLVVMTDPSYGDCKYE is encoded by the exons ATGGCGAAAGCATTGGTCTCTGTTTATCTCCTCGTTTTCCTTTGCTTCAGATCAG GGGAACTTGTCGAGATGGTAAATGCCCAG AAAACGTGGTGCGTAGCCAAGCCTTCGTCAGAGCAGGCGGCCCTGATGGCGAACGTCGACTACGCATGCTCTCAGGTGGATTGCCAGATTCTTCAAAAGGGTTGCCCTTGCTCCTATCCAGATAATCTGATCAACCACGCCTCCGTAGCCATGAATCTCTACTATTCCGCCAATGGGCGGAATTGGTGGAACTGCGATTTCAGGAAGTCGGGCCTCGTCGTCATGACCGATCCAA GCTATGGCGACTGCAAGTATGAATAG
- the LOC115737282 gene encoding SH2 domain-containing protein A: MEGDENTIDLSRYSSLSDFRLDVEAERDEKQEREEGSLLFCFWVYLLHSTTFPCTIFRQVNSDVKDGFPILVLNGNKRLMLLPPLSPQKESPDSEISAFSSEKSHASSDSEFPFGKWVHVGCQVSNDLLRLHFDGEVVDETPLSASKDGEADLGPLRQISLVSTNGTDDGIEGYLYSPKVLHHSSSLENHYKDAPIHLAIDKSSASDIEEGSDGTWSIIGGKASCRRNFALDVVLLDASGQIVNKEMEVIASLLYANSGSLVEKTSDDEAPLLTSYDGIEFDSYEKPSKLLHGRASFKLKISQLSSKCDNRLFRVRFNIPQAGNYPFLEVLSNPIRCISRNRNARTSSLIIWKRPASGILPVKCTVSSKYEMPELEHNTVREAKPSPSSKRVRLGKADYSFQQLDYECNSNIRSDFKAKDSFGTSPRMILKNFEAAEKLSSDSECTKMRNSNSKSMPSVGKAVSDSITFRYCLAGSHERALLLKEFAVSASDEEVLGLANQVSMYTGCSHHRNQIAVAKKMIEEGTKLWSLISQNTSRVHWESAVYEIEEYFMKIASCNTRTLSQQDFELLRRISGCQDYLMQENFESMWCWLYPVALALLRDSVKALWNSVSPRWIEGFITKEEAEASLRSPRGHQEPGTFVLRFPTSRSWPHPDAGCLVVSYIGNDYNLRHRLLSVDYACRSSRPLGELLLMEPGLSQLGRVFQSQLSS; the protein is encoded by the exons ATGGAGGGCGACGAGAACACAATCGACCTGAGTCGTTACTCTTCGCTCAGTGATTTCAGGCTCGACGTCGAAGCAGAGAGAGATGAAAAACAAGAACGAGAAGAAGGGTCTTTGCTTTTCTGCTTCTGGGTTTATCTCTTGCACTCCACCACTTTCCCTTGTACCATTTTTCGTCAG GTGAACTCAGATGTCAAGGATGGTTTTCCAATTCTTGTTTTGAATGGAAATAAGAGACTCATGCTTCTGCCACCGCTATCTCCACAAAAAGAATCCCCTGACTCTGAGATTTCTGctttttcaagtgaaaaatcGCATGCTTCTTCAGATAGCGAGTTTCCGTTTGGAAAATGGGTCCATGTTGGCTGTCAG GTCTCAAATGACCTTTTACGGCTTCACTTTGACGGGGAAGTGGTGGATGAGACGCCCCTAAGTGCCTCAAAAGACGGAGAAGCTGATCTAGGCCCTTTAAGGCAAATAAGTTTGGTTAGTACCAATGGAACTGATGATGGTATAGAAGGTTATTTGTACAGTCCAAAGGTCTTGCACCATTCTTCATCCCTTGAGAATCATTATAAG GATGCACCTATACACTTAGCTATTGACAAGTCATCTGCTTCTGACATAGAAGAAGGTAGCGATGGTACCTGGAGTATCATAGGTGGAAAG GCATCTTGCCGGAGGAACTTTGCGTTGGATGTTGTCTTGCTAGATGCCTCTGGCCAgattgtcaataaggaaatggAG GTTATTGCTTCACTTTTGTATGCTAATAGTGGATCGCTGGTGGAGAAAACCAGTGATGATGAAGCCCCGCTGTTGACAAGCTACGATGGAATTGAATTTGATTCCTATGAGAAACCTAGCAAATTATTGCATGGGCGTGCTTCTTTTAAGCTCAAGATATCTCAG CTTTCATCCAAGTGTGATAACAGGTTGTTCCGTGTGAGGTTCAACATACCACAGGCTGGAAATTATCCTTTCTTAGAGGTTTTGTCGAATCCCATCCGCTGTATTTCTCGCAACCGCAATGCCAGAACATCCTCTCTGATAATTTGGAAAAGGCCAGCATCTGGCATTTTACCAGTTAAGTGTACTGTATCTTCCAAATATGAAATGCCAGAGCTTGAGCATAATACTGTACGTGAAGCGAAACCTAGTccatcatcaaaaagggttagATTGGGAAAGGCCGATTATTCGTTTCAGCAGCTGGATTACGAATGCAACTCTAACATCCGTAGTGACTTTAAG GCTAAGGATAGTTTCGGGACAAGCCCACGCATGATATTGAAGAATTTTGAAGCTGCAGAGAAGCTTTCTTCAGATTCTGAATGTACTAAAATGCGAAATTCAAATTCCAAGAGTATGCCCAGTGTTGGAAAAGCAGTTTCAGATTCTATCACTTTTAGGTACTGCTTAGCAGGCTCACATGAGAGGGCTCTTCTGCTGAAGGAGTTTGCAGTATCTGCTTCAGATGAAGAAGTTTTGGGACTTGCGAATCAGGTCTCCATGTACACTGGATGCTCCCATCATCG gaaCCAAATTGCAGTTGCAAAGAAAATGATAGAGGAAGGAACAAAACTATGGAGCTTGATTTCACAAAACACCAGCCGTGTTCACTGGGAGAGTGCTGTCTATGAGATTGAAGAGTACTTTATGAAGATTGCTTCCTGCAATACCAGAACTCTTTCCCAACAg GACTTCGAGCTTCTGAGGAGAATCTCTGGTTGCCAAGATTATTTGATGCAAGAGAATTTTGAGAGTATGTGGTGTTGGTTATACCCTGTAGCTCTCGCGCTATTGAGAGATTCGGTGAAGGCATTGTGGAATTCTGTATCCCCTAGATGGATAGAAGGTTTCATAACTAAGGAGGAAGCAGAAGCTTCACTTCGAAGTCCAAGGGGCCATCAAGAACCTGGAACTTTTGTTCTTCGGTTTCCCACATCAAGGAGCTGGCCCCACCCTGATGCAGGTTGCTTGGTTGTGTCTTACATCGGCAACGATTACAATCTTCGCCACAGGCTCCTTTCCGTTGATTATGCCTGCAG GAGCAGTAGGCCCCTGGGGGAGCTGCTGCTGATGGAGCCCGGACTATCTCAATTGGGAAG GGTGTTCCAAAGTCAGTTATCTTCTTGA